A stretch of DNA from Zootoca vivipara chromosome 16, rZooViv1.1, whole genome shotgun sequence:
TCAGGTAGCAATAATTTGCAGCATGAAAGCCACAAAAGTATAGCAATATTTGATTTAATATTCACCACCTTTCCCACAACCAATTGCAGCTCAAAGCCATCATACAAACCGCCCCCTTCTCTCGCCAGGATGCATAAGCTCACCTCACACTCTCACCTGGGCAGGATCTGAGGCCCCTAACGGTGCACATAATCATTCCTTATAaaactgtaattattattattattattattattattattaatacaccacccatctagctgggtttccccagccactctaggcagctcccaacagaatattaaaaacacaataaaacttcaaacattaaaaacttccctaaacttcaggtgtcttctaaaagtcagatagttgtttatttccttgacctctgaagggagggcgttccacagggcgggccctctgcctggttttctgtaacctcacatctcgcagtctccgggctgagtgatgggggtggttcttcaggtcatagctgtcaaccctcccattttttgcgggaaaccttATTTCAAtcagtttcccactggcagcccggattgtaaaatatcccataaatctcccagattttaaaggaagcagcccctctccctccctgccggccAGGGGGGCTccacttgccccctcccccacgagcgagcagccagccgccgcccggTAAAATGCCTCACTCggcagctggctgctcactcacttgccaagtgctgccggaaatcgcctctgcgcatgcccaggcatgcgcagaaccgattttcggtgccgctttgcccatgtttgggcaccgggaattgcttctgcgcatgtccgggcatgcgcagaggcgatttccagcagcactcggcaagtgaccccttatttttaaatcctaaagttgacagctatgcttcaggtatactgggctgaggccatttaaggctttcaaggtcagcaccaacattttgttttgtgctcggaaacatccttGGAGCCAAcacaggaccagtgttatgtggtcttggcggccgctcccagtcaccagtctagccgccacattctagattagttgtagtttccaggtcaccttcaaaggtagtcccacgtagagtgcattgcagtagtccaaaacTGTAGTCTAAAACTGTACTTTCCATAGAGGTGATTTGCACAAATTAGGGGCCCTTTGAGGTAACGAGACACCTGTCCTCATAGCCTCTAGAACTGTGCCAATGACGTGCTATTATATCTTTAGCAACCTCATTGCTCTCTGGCCCACGTTGGGCACCTATCTCTGCTATCTGATTTCAAGTCATTTACGAAAGGCTTTAGTATTGATTTGGCTCAACTTTGTCatttgttaattgcttccaggagaggcaaggtgggtgggggtggggaatgttaaGCCATTTAAATGGCACAAAGGTCTTCCcgatttaatatttaatagagtagatgtttttaaataaaaaaacagagaTTGAGTTTCAAGGATGCCATGCCATTATTATATACTCCTAGAATATAGGCTTCTCCTGGTGTGGGGGTTGGTGAGAACCCAAAGCTGCCCACTTTTGTAccagaaaaaaaggagaggggcTAGCTGTTCCCTAGACAAAGATGTCTGTGTTGCTCAGCGCCAGGCTTTGGTAAACGGATGTTTCTGAAGTTACAGTTTCTATTTGCAGGAAGGTAAAGTAATGGAACAGAGCTTTTGTTAGCAAAGTTGCTTAAATAACACAGATGGAGTCCAGAGATACCACTTTACGGAAGAAACTGAACAAAGCAGGCCATGATTGGAAGAGAAACAGACCGAGAGGTTTTGTCTGTCTTTCAGGCCTTGCGTGTAGCAGCAAGATATAAAACCAAACATACGTAGGAAAAGTCTCTTAGAaccacacagccaatcagaacatATGCTACCTCAGCAAATAGCATGCTGCTCTTACTGGTGGTGAAGCAACTCCTCCTGTTACCCTCTTGGCAAGTTGACATAAACACTAGCAGAATTAAACCCTTAAGTTGCACACTGAATGATCCCTCAGATCATTTACTCGGAGTAAAATGTGGCAAAGAAATATCACAGAGTGATGCATTAATTTACATTTCCTCATTtagttggtggcgctgtggttaaaccactgagcctagggcttgctgatcagaaggttggcggttcgaatccctgtgacggggtgagctcccgttgcttggtcccagctcctgccaacctagcagttcgaaagcacgtcaaaatgcaagtagataaataggaaccgctacagcgggaaggtaaacggcgtttccatgtgctgctctggtttgccagaagcggctttgtcatgctggccacatgacctggaagctgtacgccggctccctcggccaataatgcgagatgagcgcgcaaccccagagtcggtcacgactggacctaatggtcaggggtccctttacctttacctttacagtgggaaggtaaacggcgtttccatgtgctgctctggtttgccagaagcagctttgtcatgctggccacatgacctggaagctatacgccggctccctcggccaataatgcgagatgagcgcgcaactccagagtcagtcacgactggacctaatggtcaggggtccctttacctttacttattttTCACAGTCATTTCTGAATTTCCCCACAGCTGGGAATCTTTCTGCATTAGCCTCAAAGCTGAAGAACACACCTGGCTTCACTTTCATTCCGTGGCTTTCCACTGGAACATTTCATGAGGGAAAGTAGCAAAATGGTGGGCAGGGAGGAGAAACAGGCAAGGAGAGGAGGgatataaagttttttttaaatcacagaatCCAAAAATTAGTTCAGGAATTAGCAACTAATTAGCAATTAGTTCCCAATCAGGCAGGTGAGCCCTATGTATTACTATGTAATATTAtagacaactacctgacttttagaagacacctgaagggaagcttttaatggttgatgccttactgtgttttaatttgttggaagtcacccagagtggctagggcaaattggtcagatgggtggcatagaaataccgtaaaggtaaaaaaaaaaaaggtaaatgacccctgggcagttaagtccagtcaaaggcaactagggggttgtagcactcatctcgctttacaggtcgagggagctggcgtttgtctgcagacagtttttagggtcatgtggccagcaaggctaaaccacttctggtgcaacagaacaccgtgacggaaaccagagcgcatggaaacgccgtttaccttcctgccacagtggtacctatttatctactggcgtgcttgcgaactgctaggttggcaggagctgggaccgaacaacaggagatgacttcgttgcggggattcggaccgccaaccttttgatcagcaagcccaaggggctcagtggtttagaccacagcgccacccgcctcctaGGCATGGAAATATAATATGCAGCTGCACATATTCAAGCCTCCTTTCACTCTAATGccaaatgcacaaatatagggAGTGGGTGGGCATGTCCCCGTCCCCCTGTGTTCAATGAATGCATGGGAGAGAACAGCAATATGTGAAGCTCCTTGTTGTAATATGGAAAAGGTGTTTCAGTTAATaaaacttctgaatttgccagtgTTTATTGCACCCAGAAAAGCATGATAGTTTTCTGTCTGCATCGTGAAGACTGGAAGAGAAGATTCAGGTTTGGAAAATAAACTTTGCACCATCAGCACACAATAAAGGCTTCAAATAATTCAGCGAATACCCACTGGTTGCCTTATAATGCAGGCAAACGAATCTAGCGCTACATCAAAAAGGGAAATCATGCCTTGCACCCTTAGATTCCAGCAATTGCAACCCTAGGGCAGTGGTGGGAGCGCTTCGGCCCACAGGTCTAATTAGATCCCAAATTGTCCCAAAGGCCTGCTTTCCCCAAACTACACTCACCTGCCACTCTGCAAGTGTTCCATTCAGGCCTTTAACAGGATTTAGATAGCACTTAACCATGTAAGCAGTTTacgcaaaataaaaacaaacaagacagATGCGCACAAAAGCAGGTGTTAAAACACAAGCTgatctatctccccccccccgaaatataaaaccagcagcttaaaaaaaacattacaatATATAATTACATGTCAAAATACATGCAGGATGTGCATGTCTAGGTAGGCTTGCCTAATGAAAAGGTTTTAGcagatgcaaaaaataataatagaagaattGGGTGGTCTGTCCTGTTTCAGCAGCCTGCTGAGCAAGGAGCagagaaagcaaaatataaaggGTGTCAGAACCAGgaccagcccaaggcattttgctgaagTGAAGGACAAGGTGGGGTGCCCCACTCCCTCATGCCAGGCTCAAGAACCCACTGGACACCGAGTCTTTCTTAAACAAGAGGGAATTCATCATAGTATTTTAAAGCACAGCTCAGCTCAGAgaattcacagagctacagttcccagcacccttaataaactagagttcccaggactGGGTGTGTGCGCTTTAAATGTGTGTACCTTTCACTGTCTctgtagggaagaggaaagctctGCCCAGGAATTGCAAACGGACCTGGAAGCTGCGGTGCTCGTTTAAGAAACTCTTGGCGTGGGATGTCTCCTCCACCCAAGGACTATCGCGCAATAAGTCGAGGAGATGGGGAGAAATGGAGGCGGGCGGCTATCTAAGTTAACATGGTTAAGGGAattaaaagaggaggggaaaacctGGAAAAATGAAATGCAGAGTATTACCTGCAACAGTACCGTCTACCCTGAGGGGTTCCTTCAGCAGCCAGAATCCATGGAGCAGAATCATCCATGGAGCCTCAGCAACCCGGAGATGCGCTTGGTGTGGATGGAAGTCCCCTAGCAACAGGCCGGGATAActgtgaaacatttttttaattggcTCTCTTTCCTGGCCACGCCCCCTTCGCTCTAagtccccccgcccgcccgctttTTTAAATGTGTGAGATACTATTGCATCCTCCTCCTGATTTTTGTTCAGTCCTCCTGggtttgggatctttccccccccccggcgttCAGACGAGCTCCTGCCGCCTCCGGGATCACCTGGGCTGAAGGTGGGCTGCTTCCCATCTCGCACACCTGGTCGCCTGAAAACGGGGCCAGAAACCCCGGGCTTAGAAAGGGGCGCTAGGTTTCTGCGCCAGGATCCGATTCCGGGAGGAGGACTCCATAAAGCAAGCGGAGCCTCCAGCCTataatactctccccccccccccccccgaccggcTGCAGCAGTTGTAGAGTTAGGAGAAGGGAGCAACTTTAAGCATcacttttggggtgggtggggatgtaGGGGTGCAGCCATCTAGTGGCAGAAAGAGGCAACGCGTCATTTATTGCGAAAAATGTCATGCTGTGGCATTGCTGtccatagagtcatagagttggaagagaccacaagggccatccagtccaacccactgccaagcaggaaacaccatcaaagcattcttgacatatgcctgtcaagcctctgcttaaagacctccaaagaaggagactccaccacactccttggcagcaaattccactgccgaacagctcttactgtcaggaaggtcttcctaatgtttaggtggaatcttctttcttgtagtttgaatccattgctccgtgtccgcttctctggagcagcagaaaacaacatttctcccccctctgtatgacatccttttatatatttgaacatggctatcatatcacccctgaaccttctcttctccaagctaaacatacccagctccctaaacctttcctcataaggcaacgTTTCCAGGCCttagaccattttggttgcccccttcttgaactgtggtgcccagaactggacacagtactccaggtgaggtctgaccagagcacaatacagtggtactattacttcccttgatctagatgctatactcctattgatgcagcccagaattgcattggcttttttagctgctgcatcacactgctgactcatgccaagtttgtggtctaccaagactcctagatccttttcacatgtgctgctctcaagccaggtgtcacccaagAGAGATGAGGAACCTCTTCCTGTTGTGAGGGCCATATTCCTCTGTTTTAAAGGCACAGTCTATATTTGAAGGGCTACCTGCTTTAAAAGGTCAAAAGCTCTTAAGAGCAGGGGGGCTGGTGGATTTTTCCTTGAAGCACACAGACCACTTagtcaacgtcccccccccctgctaaatttgcattATAAATGAAATTATCACATGCAATTTTAATGGAAGTTTatgtcctcttttgtcctcaaCCCCTTCCCCACGTaggtctccttctctctctcggACACCTCATACATATGAAGTCCCAAACTGCTGCTTCAAAATGTCACGATTTCCCCTCCTAATAATTTTGGTAGctgtgctaagagttgttaggagacacaaCCACACAATTCCCttcacagaactgcaattcccagagatccctgtgaagagggatggaTTGATCAATTCTGTAGTTCTCTGAGAGAAATAGGGGTTCCgcaacaaccctcagcaccccaGAATACTTGAGGGTAAGCCTTGGCTatttaaaatagtgttttgtctctgtttcttttcttatctattttatttcacatttcttaccagattgttattttaacttcatAATAAAATCttgaaaattaaagaaaatgccGCATCCATCCTGTTTCACTCTTCCCCCGACCCCATTTATCTttagtagttttttaaaaaaaaaatcaaactgtcattaagttttaaaatatattttaaaagattacAGTTGCAATCTTAACCATGTCCACTTAGAAATAAGTATTCCTTTTATCTTATGTTTGTTTATGGTTTCTTCTgttgtcttctttttttcttttttctttccccccccccctttttcttctttttctttttccttcttataagttcttcttttaattttgaacaattttttaaaattttgcaatttgtgctatgttgtgttgtgttgagtTGGatgatttatgttatgttatgttattttttGTTGATTTGTATTTTACGTTCAGTattaaataaagatatttttaaaattaaaaaattaaaaaagaaaagaaataagtcTTCCTGAATTCTATTGGGCTTACCCCTGGGTATATGGGGACTAAGATTGCAGCCTACAGTAATCCATTTTACGCGTACTGTGAATGGCTACAAACATGGGGAAAGGGAGACAAAGAACAAGGAAATAGTCTTCCCTCTGTAATGCTTAAAACAGGAATCTGAGCATCCCTCTGGAAGGAATTTGCGCAAGGAGTGCCTTTATTATCAGGTCAGCCACCTCACTGTTGAGGAGGCACAGAGTTTTCTTCTTAGACCTTACACATGATGGAAACACAAAGCCTACAGAACTGTCATGCTTTCTCTGCCTATCTTCTGCGTCACATGACGTATGAGGTCCCCATCATGTGCAGCCAAaatctccttcagaatggctCCCACACGTCATGCCCTTCAAACACGCAAAATCATTCCGTTGACCCATGTTGCAGCTTTTAATAGGAAGAACATTTGATATTTCCAGTCGGTGAAAAAATATAATAAAGGACGTGGAGTAgccaaatgaataataaataaatataaaataaacgtaACACACGcgtaatataaataaaataaatattttttttaaataacagaaaTCACATACGTCTATAGTGCATTTCATTTGGCACACTTCTTAGAAGAATAATTGTCCCAGTTAAGATGCTTGCATCTCTGACTGCTTGACCTGCATACATCACAGAGTTCCTTTAGCAAATAAATTATTACAGTACTGTGAATTTTGTCCTAGGTTTGGAAAAATCTGTGCTTGTACCGGTATGTAGCCTTTTCCAATCTAATCATGAACTTATTGCTTTTGTAGAATGCGTTAAATTATGGGTACCATTGGAGATTCCATGTTGTTGCATGGAAACTCTTGCTTATGGAAGGGGTGAAATGTTAtgtccccccccaattcccccatCACTGTATAGCctcctgtgctccccccccccacatctgtcCTGACCAGTTTCTGAGATTGGCAGCCTCCACTGGTTCACCAGCCCTTCCAAACAAAGATGTTTAAGAATAATGATCCATTATTTTTATAAACTTAATATTCTGCCAAGGAACACCTACACCTTAGAAGCCTTAGAAGCTCACCATGTTTGTGAGGATTCTGGGGCAAATCTTTGGTCTTTTTGTAGCATTGGCCATGCCTGTTCCAGCACCCCATGTGACCTGGAGAATACCACCTAGAACACATTGCAAGGGAAAATCAATGTAAGGAAATGCAATACAAGAGAGGAGTTGCGAAGGGTGGAAAAACAGTACCGGATAATCTTCTTGTTACGCAATTTTTGAAGTCCTTgtccaatatattttcttttttccttttgaacctttATCTTCTGTGTAAGGCTTCATTGTAGCATTTTCACGTTTCAAACTCACACTTCACTATCTTTAACTTATCAAAACAATGTAGTAGCAAATGAAacagaggaggaagcagctgtTTAGCTTTTGAGAAACACGTTGCTGGAGGAACAGAGTGCTTTTTCTGCACGAAGAGAAACTCTCTTGATGCCGAGGAAAACCCAGACTTCCAGCCTAGAGACACTACTTTGCAGCTGGCAAACAGTAGCAGGTGCAGAAGAACAGGAAGCAGCTGTTTTGCTTTCCAGGAATACATTGCTGGAGGAATCTAATGAAAGCTGAATAACTGGGATGCTCTCTTCAAGCTACAATTCCATTCTGCTGCTTCATCCCATTGTTTTCGTTGCAACACCAATTGAAGGTTAAGCTGGAACGAAGAAGAGAATAGATTAATTATGCCGTTTGAAATGCTTTCCCTGTAGGAGACATGGCCTTTCTTTTTAAGAGACACACCTCTCTTCTCTGGGTGGGGTTTCCTCCTCAATTAACTGGGAACTAGTTGGAACCTTAGCCTTCCCTGTTTGTAGCAAGCAGTATCTGCTAAGCTGAGCGGCTGCCCTGTTCTTCATAAAGAAAGACAACTACTGAAGTTCTCCTGGCTGTTTCCCAGTGTTAGGACTGTCGGGTTACAAGGTTTCCTTGCATAGTGAGTAGACTTCCTAAACCCACCAGATACTGCATTTCCCTTTAAAGCTGTTGTTTCAAGTATGGAACACTTTGAACTACAAGCAGTAAGCTTTTTGAGTATTGACTTTTCAGAAGCTTCGGATAACGTTGCTCTGTTTTTCTGCAAAGCTTTTGGTGACCTGGTTAGAATAATTCACCTTGTTAGGAGTCTGGTAGTAATTTAAAGGataaaattgtattatttatGAAATCTAATTAACGTATCTATATTTACGAAGCATTAGATTGAGATTTACCTAAAAGTAACCAAAGTCATTTGTCAAGGGCATACTGACCATCCTTACTCGAGACCGTACAAAACATGAAAGCTGTCCTATGGATGACATCTGTCGCTTAGCTGCATTGAACTGTGTGTCTGCTCCTAAGCAGGCTACATCCCATAATTCAGCTcaccttctctttttttaatttaaaaaaagctttattttcatatcaaaattacaaaaaaggaaatgaaacattACAAAACCTTCTCATAACCCTTTCTTTCTCcaagctttcttctttttaaacagatgtttttttataaattttacaaattaaaaaaagaagtaaacaCACATTGATAAAGTAACACTATATGTGgagattctctgaatcttgcaACTTCCCCCCATCCCGTCCATGGAGTCTTGTTTTAAAATATCTACAACTACATATTAGTTTGTACTCTGGTTATTATATCAAACCATATTATCCATAATATTTTTTACACTACAAGTGTGCCAAAATCCTGCTCTTTTccccatctgcttacagtggtctcctaaagaACTTGTAAattttttccattattttataaagtttttatcctcttgaTATCTGAGTTTTCCaagctttcctctttctttcctattGTGCCAATTTTGAAGTGTGCTCTGATTACAAGTTCTGAGTTTGGAGTCAGTGAAGAAACTCTTAGTGTAAAACACAAAAGATAATAAAGCCTGCCCACAAACATGATGCAGACTGAAATTCTGAAGTGACCCTAGAGTTTTCATGAGAAGAAACTTCTCACCTAAAAAGAGAGATACAGTGCAGTCCTATCTTTGTGTGCTCAGAAGCAATTTTTATAGATTCCAAATAGGCTTCCTCCTTGGTAAAggtgcctaggattgcagccttaatcggGGCATTGAGCTATCTTAACAGTTGTGTTTTGTTTACATAACCATAATAGTTTAAACTATTTCTCATTCTTTAGGTCTAACtacaaacattatttttaaaagcatacaaGTACCTGGATTGCCTGTCCTTTTGAGGAGTTGGTCGATCAGCAGAAAACATTGCCGGACTTCCATCTGGACAATCTCCCAGGCACACAGGCTGTACCCTTCATCTTTCAGGTAGTGGTTGAGTGTCCTGAAGTAGCTTTTCACCCGCTGTCGGATGCTGTTGCCCCCCTCTGCGCCCAAGCACCGTCCCAGGTTCTCAATGTCCTGGTGCAGCCCAGCCTGGAAACCAGCTATGGAAGTCTCACCCCAGTCCATTGCGCTGTGGTTTTGCCTGAAGATGTGGAGGGTCTGCTGGAGGATTTCTTGTGCGGCTGCTTTGGCCTCCTCCCCCTGGATTTCGTGGCTGTGGATTCCTTCGTTGTTTGAGAAATTGGCCACATGGCCAATGCATTGGAGCGGAATTGTGGATCCCATCTTGCTGTTGAGAAGCTTCAAGTTGTCTTTATTTAGCCAGCTGCGAAGTTGGCTGCAGTCCTGAGATGAGATTTCAGTGGAGCAGAGCATCATCACTAGGCCAAAAAAGAGAAGCCACCCCTTTGAGATCATGGTGGAGATGAAGGAACGTGGTCTTTGCTGGAGTGCTGAGGGAGATGCTCTGGAGTCTGTTCCATCTTTGAGCCATGTCCCTGTATTTAAATGCTCAGTGGCTGaagttttcttttgtctttttcagTTTTGGTGGGAATGGGCTTCCTCCTTTTCAAAATACTCTAGTTTCAGGTTTTTCCCCTTCCCTATGAATTTTTAAATCACACAGGACCAAAAGATTTAGAGAGtagattatttatttttctaatatTTGAAAAGGAACTTCTGTGAATGCAAAAAATGAAGTTCAGCTGCAGTGCAGAGCAGTGAAtgatatgggggtgggggcaactgCTCAACGCCATGGGAATTGTCCCGTGGTGATATTCCGCAGGgttccattttgttttccctgttATTCACCTTATATTTGAAGCTGGCGGAGTGGGGTGTCGTCAGTATGCACATGGCACTGAGCTCAATCTCCCCATTCCATCCGAATCAGGAGAGGATGTACAGGGCTGGATAAGGGCAGACAAACTGAAGTTGAGTCCAGATTAGATGGAGGCATTATATGCCAAGTAAGTGGTGAGGAGGTCTGTCAAGGACAGGGTTGCCCCCCACTGGAGAAATCGGGTCCAAAGTGTAGTTGTGTTCTCTGATACAGCATTGCCTACGTGGGGCTCTAGTGATCTCACTGGCCAAGACCCTGCCAGCCATGGCCCTTCATGGAACAGGATGATCTATATTATGTGATCCAGT
This window harbors:
- the LOC118075234 gene encoding uncharacterized protein LOC118075234, which codes for MGPPSPDHNHWQRPRSFISTMISKGWLLCFGLVMMLCSTEISSQDCSQLRSWLNKDNLKLLNSKMGSTIPLQCIGHVANFSNNEGIHSHEIQGEEAKAAAQEILQQTLHIFRQNHSAMDWGETSIAGFQAGLHQDIENLGRCLGAEGGNSIRQQVKSYFRRLNHYLKDEGYSLCAWEIVQMEVRQCFLLIDQLLKRTGNAALQQRPRSFISTMISKGWLLFFGLVMMLCSTEISSQDCSQLRSWLNKDNLKLLNSKMGSTIPLQCIGHVANFSNNEGIHSHEIQGEEAKAAAQEILQQTLHIFRQNHSAMDWGETSIAGFQAGLHQDIENLGRCLGAEGGNSIRQRVKSYFRTLNHYLKDEGYSLCAWEIVQMEVRQCFLLIDQLLKRTGNPGDQVCEMGSSPPSAQVIPEAAGARLNAGGGERSQTQED